From the Salvelinus alpinus chromosome 32, SLU_Salpinus.1, whole genome shotgun sequence genome, one window contains:
- the LOC139562402 gene encoding uncharacterized protein isoform X1, whose translation MQEMPEPQPSKCEGERNQECILQQRIETVSIGNRTMKMETDVFNPSHTAELQFLRSRVRELEKEKAEMAAENQWLQNMLVKEIPDLLSTMWQNLGQANHPPHPAVSPQAVSTAIVRGESYTYTHHSVSGHSGRGFSPPLHHQPMSNRSAMTQDDVNGSMSNFGPEMAISEHSVDGDLELSDITEDDDPHSSLFGSAADLPGMRTCSETHCVSGTGHVNQVVEVYPSSGVFCEMRSWHAANQTQSPTAMARTLLLGVFDMDTLLNSNLRGGRSRRPTFPNHHTALDPHKLNAIYNATLARFPLARKGQIGTGINSKLSEIRFRSRRANRDPSYL comes from the exons ACCATGAAGATGGAGACAGATGTATTTAACCCTTCCCACACTGCAGAGCTCCAATTCCTCAGGTCACGGGTTCGGGAACTGGAGAAAGAGAAGGCCGAAATGGCGGCTGAAAACCAATGGCTGCAAAACATGCTAGTAAAGG AAATCCCTGACCTGCTGTCTACCATGTGGCAGAACTTGGGCCAAGCCAACCACCCCCCCCACCCAGCAGTGTCCCCACAGGCTGTCTCCACAGCAATAGTGAGGGGCGAgagctacacatacacacaccactctgtgtcaggacactctggccgagggtTCAGTCCCCCACTTCATCATCAGCCCATGTCCAACCGCTCAGCTATGACTCAGGACGACGTGAATGGAAGCATGTCAAACTTTGGACCCGAGATGGCCATCAGTGAGCACAGTGTGGACGGAGACTTAGAGCTGAGTGACATCACAGAGGACGACGACCCTCACAGCTCTCTGTTTGGCTCAGCAGCCGACCTACCCGGGATGAGGACATGCTCAGAGACACACTGTGTTAGTGGGACTGGCCAT GTAAACCAGGTGGTAGAGGTATACCCAAGTTCCGGCGTCTTCTGTGAAATGCGGTCTTGGCATGCAGCCAATCAGACGCAGTCTCCCACGGCGATGGCGCGCACTCTGTTGCTGGGCGTGTTCGACATGGACACCCTGCTGAACAGCAACCTGCGAGGGGGGCGGAGCCGCAGACCAACCTTCCCCAACCACCACACCGCCCTGGATCCACACAAGCTCAACGCCATCTACA atGCCACTCTAGCCCGCTTCCCATTGGCCAGGAAGGGACAAATTGGCACCGGCATCAACTCCAAGCTGTCTGAGATCCGGTTCCGATCCAGGAGAGCCAACCGGGACCCCAGTTATCTATGA
- the LOC139562402 gene encoding uncharacterized protein isoform X3, which yields MKMETDVFNPSHTAELQFLRSRVRELEKEKAEMAAENQWLQNMLVKEIPDLLSTMWQNLGQANHPPHPAVSPQAVSTAIVRGESYTYTHHSVSGHSGRGFSPPLHHQPMSNRSAMTQDDVNGSMSNFGPEMAISEHSVDGDLELSDITEDDDPHSSLFGSAADLPGMRTCSETHCVSGTGHVNQVVEVYPSSGVFCEMRSWHAANQTQSPTAMARTLLLGVFDMDTLLNSNLRGGRSRRPTFPNHHTALDPHKLNAIYNATLARFPLARKGQIGTGINSKLSEIRFRSRRANRDPSYL from the exons ATGAAGATGGAGACAGATGTATTTAACCCTTCCCACACTGCAGAGCTCCAATTCCTCAGGTCACGGGTTCGGGAACTGGAGAAAGAGAAGGCCGAAATGGCGGCTGAAAACCAATGGCTGCAAAACATGCTAGTAAAGG AAATCCCTGACCTGCTGTCTACCATGTGGCAGAACTTGGGCCAAGCCAACCACCCCCCCCACCCAGCAGTGTCCCCACAGGCTGTCTCCACAGCAATAGTGAGGGGCGAgagctacacatacacacaccactctgtgtcaggacactctggccgagggtTCAGTCCCCCACTTCATCATCAGCCCATGTCCAACCGCTCAGCTATGACTCAGGACGACGTGAATGGAAGCATGTCAAACTTTGGACCCGAGATGGCCATCAGTGAGCACAGTGTGGACGGAGACTTAGAGCTGAGTGACATCACAGAGGACGACGACCCTCACAGCTCTCTGTTTGGCTCAGCAGCCGACCTACCCGGGATGAGGACATGCTCAGAGACACACTGTGTTAGTGGGACTGGCCAT GTAAACCAGGTGGTAGAGGTATACCCAAGTTCCGGCGTCTTCTGTGAAATGCGGTCTTGGCATGCAGCCAATCAGACGCAGTCTCCCACGGCGATGGCGCGCACTCTGTTGCTGGGCGTGTTCGACATGGACACCCTGCTGAACAGCAACCTGCGAGGGGGGCGGAGCCGCAGACCAACCTTCCCCAACCACCACACCGCCCTGGATCCACACAAGCTCAACGCCATCTACA atGCCACTCTAGCCCGCTTCCCATTGGCCAGGAAGGGACAAATTGGCACCGGCATCAACTCCAAGCTGTCTGAGATCCGGTTCCGATCCAGGAGAGCCAACCGGGACCCCAGTTATCTATGA
- the LOC139562402 gene encoding uncharacterized protein isoform X2: MQEMPEPQPSKCEGERNQECILQQRIETTMKMETDVFNPSHTAELQFLRSRVRELEKEKAEMAAENQWLQNMLVKEIPDLLSTMWQNLGQANHPPHPAVSPQAVSTAIVRGESYTYTHHSVSGHSGRGFSPPLHHQPMSNRSAMTQDDVNGSMSNFGPEMAISEHSVDGDLELSDITEDDDPHSSLFGSAADLPGMRTCSETHCVSGTGHVNQVVEVYPSSGVFCEMRSWHAANQTQSPTAMARTLLLGVFDMDTLLNSNLRGGRSRRPTFPNHHTALDPHKLNAIYNATLARFPLARKGQIGTGINSKLSEIRFRSRRANRDPSYL, translated from the exons ACCATGAAGATGGAGACAGATGTATTTAACCCTTCCCACACTGCAGAGCTCCAATTCCTCAGGTCACGGGTTCGGGAACTGGAGAAAGAGAAGGCCGAAATGGCGGCTGAAAACCAATGGCTGCAAAACATGCTAGTAAAGG AAATCCCTGACCTGCTGTCTACCATGTGGCAGAACTTGGGCCAAGCCAACCACCCCCCCCACCCAGCAGTGTCCCCACAGGCTGTCTCCACAGCAATAGTGAGGGGCGAgagctacacatacacacaccactctgtgtcaggacactctggccgagggtTCAGTCCCCCACTTCATCATCAGCCCATGTCCAACCGCTCAGCTATGACTCAGGACGACGTGAATGGAAGCATGTCAAACTTTGGACCCGAGATGGCCATCAGTGAGCACAGTGTGGACGGAGACTTAGAGCTGAGTGACATCACAGAGGACGACGACCCTCACAGCTCTCTGTTTGGCTCAGCAGCCGACCTACCCGGGATGAGGACATGCTCAGAGACACACTGTGTTAGTGGGACTGGCCAT GTAAACCAGGTGGTAGAGGTATACCCAAGTTCCGGCGTCTTCTGTGAAATGCGGTCTTGGCATGCAGCCAATCAGACGCAGTCTCCCACGGCGATGGCGCGCACTCTGTTGCTGGGCGTGTTCGACATGGACACCCTGCTGAACAGCAACCTGCGAGGGGGGCGGAGCCGCAGACCAACCTTCCCCAACCACCACACCGCCCTGGATCCACACAAGCTCAACGCCATCTACA atGCCACTCTAGCCCGCTTCCCATTGGCCAGGAAGGGACAAATTGGCACCGGCATCAACTCCAAGCTGTCTGAGATCCGGTTCCGATCCAGGAGAGCCAACCGGGACCCCAGTTATCTATGA